A genomic region of Raphanus sativus cultivar WK10039 chromosome 6, ASM80110v3, whole genome shotgun sequence contains the following coding sequences:
- the LOC130496766 gene encoding protein IQ-DOMAIN 10-like → MGSGWLVRSLVCFKATKHTKSNQGNVHSETLNRVKPVESSSASTTLTIEIAAIRIQKAFRAYKARKRLCSLKSARRFNALIQGHTVRNQTSIALNVMHSWCDIQSQIRERRMYMVTQGRLQNKRLENRLKLEIKLHEIEVEWCGGSDTMEEILARIQQKEEATVKRERAMAYAFSHQWRANATQYLGQASFNLDKENWGWSWKERWIAARPWEIRAQYQVTKPIKPAKKPEKSSPPNLIIKKKTSTKPGLPNTKEAAKSRKPSSG, encoded by the exons ATGGGATCTGGATGGTTGGTCCGTTCTCTCGTCTGTTTCAAAGCAACAAAACATACAAAATCAAACCAAGGCAAC GTACATTCTGAAACATTAAACCGTGTCAAACCGGTCGAATCAAGCTCAGCTTCCACTACTCTTACCATAGAGATCGCTGCTATTCGCATTCAAAAGGCTTTTAGAGCATACAAG GCGAGGAAAAGACTTTGCAGCTTGAAGAGTGCAAGGAGATTTAACGCATTGATCCAAGGCCATACAGTGAGGAACCAAACTTCGATTGCACTCAACGTGATGCATTCTTGGTGCGATATACAGAGTCAGATCAGAGAACGGCGTATGTATATGGTGACACAAGGTAGGCTCCAGAACAAAAGGTTGGAGAATCGGTTGAAGCTGGAGATCAAGCTTCATGAGATAGAAGTTGAATGGTGTGGAGGGTCTGACACAATGGAGGAGATTCTCGCGAGGATACAacagaaagaagaagctacagTGAAGCGTGAACGAGCGATGGCTTACGCTTTTTCACACCAG TGGAGAGCTAATGCTACACAGTATTTAGGTCAAGCTTCGTTTAACCTTGACAAAGAAAACTGGGGATGGAGTTGGAAAGAACGGTGGATAGCAGCTAGACCTTGGGAGATTAGGGCTCAATACCAAGTCACTAAACCGATTAAACCAGCTAAAAAACCGGAGAAATCATCACCACCCAATCTGAtcatcaaaaagaaaacatccACTAAACC
- the LOC108839123 gene encoding ras-related protein RABA1g, producing the protein MATYTADDDYDFLYKVVLIGDSGVGKSNLLSRFTRNEFSLESKSTIGVEFATRTIHVDDKIVKAQIWDTAGQERYRAITSAYYRGALGALLVYDVTRHVTFENVERWLKELRDHTDANIVIMLVGNKADLRHLRAVSMEDATAFAEREKTFFMETSALEALNVEDAFTQLLSQIYRVASKRALDVGDDRSALPKGQSVDVGSKGDVSEVKKIGCCSS; encoded by the exons ATGGCTACGTATACAGCTGACGACGATTACGACTTCCTCTACAAAGTGGTACTAATCGGAGACTCCGGCGTCGGCAAATCCAACCTCCTCTCTCGATTCACACGCAACGAGTTCAGCCTCGAGTCCAAATCCACCATCGGCGTCGAATTCGCCACCCGAACCATTCACGTCGACGACAAAATCGTCAAAGCTCAGATTTGGGACACCGCCGGTCAAGAAAG ATACCGAGCGATCACTAGCGCATACTATCGAGGAGCTTTAGGAGCATTACTTGTCTACGACGTTACACGGCACGTGACTTTCGAGAACGTCGAGAGATGGCTCAAGGAGCTTAGAGACCACACCGACGCCAACATTGTTATCATGCTCGTTGGGAACAAGGCTGATCTGCGTCACCTTAGGGCTGTTTCCATGGAAGATGCTACGGCGTTTGCTGAGAGGGAGAAGACTTTCTTTATGGAGACGTCTGCATTGGAAGCTTTGAACGTTGAGGATGCTTTCACTCAGCTGCTTTCTCAGATATACCGTGTGGCTAGCAAAAGAGCTTTGGATGTTGGTGATGATCGGTCTGCTCTCCCTAAAGGACAGAGTGTTGATGTCGGGTCTAAGGGAGATGTGTCTGAGGTTAAGAAGATCGGTTGCTGCTCGAGTTGA
- the LOC108836157 gene encoding uncharacterized protein LOC108836157 — MSLSSSQKKLLVILVAFACVFTSGAEAWSWSWSSGSGSGSGWGWGWGSDGSGGSASGSGTNPDGSHWSWKWDPRSGWRWSSDSNDTKQGSSNHNVTNPGTSNHNVTKPGSSNHNHTTSPGSSNHNHHNVTKPGSSNHNHNVTKPGSSNHNHHNVTKPGSSNHNHNVTKPGSSKHNDTRSGSNDNSVFAKPREVVVGGSSGWNYGVDLEEWASKTTFHVGDVLVFEYSNMTNRRHDVYLQTNLWSYRTCNIESRNKIASSEDENGSKESFKFTLAMSQPYSFACGEDNGFYCRTYNMKFSVLPDA; from the exons ATGTCGCTGTCTTCTTCACAAAAGAAGTTGCTGGTAATCCTTGTGGCCTTTGCATGCGTCTTCACATCAGGCGCAGAGGCATGGAGCTGGAGTTGGAGCTCGGGTTCAGGCTCAGGCTCGGGTTGGGGTTGGGGCTGGGGATCCGACGGCTCAGGCGGATCAGCCTCAGGTTCGGGTACAAACCCTGATGGTTCGCATTGGAGTTGGAAGTGGGACCCCCGGTCAGGCTGGAGATGGAGTTCAGACTCAAACGACACGAAGCAAGGCTCATCAAACCATAACGTTACGAACCCAGGCACATCAAATCATAACGTTACAAAGCCAGGCTCATCGAACCATAACCATACTACTAGCCCAGGCTCATCGAACCATAACCACCATAATGTTACGAAGCCAGGCTCATCGAACCACAACCATAACGTTACAAAGCCAG GCTCATCGAACCATAACCACCATAACGTTACGAAGCCAGGCTCATCGAACCACAACCACAACGTTACAAAGCCAGGCTCATCAAAACATAACGATACGAGGTCAGGCTCAAACGATAACTCGGTATTTGCAAAACCAAGAGAGGTCGTAGTGGGAGGATCAAGTGGATGGAACTACGGAGTGGATCTTGAAGAATGGGCTTCCAAGACTACTTTCCATGTTGGCGATGTTCTTG TTTTCGAGTACAGCAATATGACAAACCGAAGACATGACGTGTACTTGCAAACAAATCTATGGAGTTACAGGACCTGCAACATCGAAAGTAGAAATAAGATTGCTTCATCGGAGGATGAGAATGGATCTAAAGAGAGCTTCAAATTTACTCTTGCAATGTCACAGCCTTACTCTTTTGCATGCGGAGAGGATAACGGCTTTTATTGCCGTACCTATAACATGAAGTTCAGCGTTCTCCCTGACGCCTGA
- the LOC108807633 gene encoding multiple organellar RNA editing factor 8, chloroplastic/mitochondrial-like isoform X1, with product MATRSISRSIPRLLNRSFASSAPLSRSRPLAAAALSSVVHHRGGGFVSAKGLSSQAATASSSLNDRNPNWSYSPPKETILLDGCDFEHWLVVVDPPQGDLTRDQIIDGYIKTLAQIVGSEEEARMKIYSVSHRCYFAFGALVSEDLSHKLKELPNVRWVLPDSYLNVRNKDYGGEPFIDGRAVPYDPKYHEEWLRNNDKANDKNKRGPRKFDKTRNFVRRENMAGGSYPPQNYGGAPAQSNMGGAPPQNNMGGQRPSANYGGAPPPNYGGAPPQNNMGEQRPPANYGGGAPPPNYGAPLPNYGGAPPQNNMGGQRPPANYGGGPPPNYGGAPPPQTHIGVAPPQNNMGGGPPNAGWPGNNNYQQQSGGMQQPQYQTNYPPNRDGGGNQYHS from the exons ATGGCGACGCGTTCCATTTCTCGCTCCATTCCCAGGCTTCTGAATCGATCCTTCGCTTCGTCTGCTCCCCTCAGCCGATCCCGTCCCCTCGCCGCAGCAGCATTGTCCTCCGTCGTCCACCACCGCGGTGGTGGATTCGTCTCTGCGAAAGGTCTTTCCTCGCAGGCGGCCACGGCATCTTCTTCTCTGAACGATCGGAACCCTAACTGGTCGTACAGTCCTCCCAAGGAGACGATCTTGCTCGATGGCTGCGATTTCGAGCATTGGCTCGTGGTTGTTGATCCGCCTCAGGGTGATCTTACCAGAGACCAGATCATTGACGGTTATATCAAAACCCTAGCTCAGATTGTTGGCAG TGAAGAAGAAGCGAGGATGAAGATCTACTCTGTTTCGCATCGGTGTTACTTTGCCTTCGGTGCACTTGTGTCTGAAGATCTTTCTCACAAGCTGAAag AGTTGCCAAATGTGCGTTGGGTTCTTCCTGATTCTTACCTTAATGTGAGGAACAAAGACTATGGAG GGGAACCCTTCATTGATGGGAGAGCTGTTCCTTATGATCCCAAGTACCACGAGGAATGGTTAAGGAACAACGATAAAGCAAATGATAAAAACAAGCGTGGTCCTAGAAAGTTTGATAAAACCAGAAACTTTGTGAGGAGAGAGAACATGGCTGGAGGCTCTTATCCACCTCAGAATTATGGAGGAGCACCAGCACAATCCAACATGGGAGGAGCACCACCGCAGAACAATATGGGAGGACAGAGGCCATCAGCAAACTATGGGGGAGCACCACCACCGAACTATGGAGGAGCACCACCGCAGAACAACATGGGAGAACAGAGGCCACCAGCAAACTATGGAGGAGGAGCACCCCCACCAAATTATGGAGCACCACTACCGAACTATGGAGGAGCACCACCTCAGAACAACATGGGAGGACAGAGGCCACCAGCAAACTATGGAGGAGGACCACCACCGAACTATGGAGGAGCACCACCACCACAAACCCACATCGGAGTAGCACCACCGCAGAACAACATGGGAGGAGGTCCACCAAATGCAGGATGGCCAGGTAACAACAACTACCAGCAGCAGAGCGGTGGAATGCAGCAGCCACAGTACCAGACCAACTATCCACCTAACCGTGATGGTGGCGGGAACCAGTACCATAGTTAG
- the LOC108807633 gene encoding multiple organellar RNA editing factor 8, chloroplastic/mitochondrial-like isoform X2, producing the protein MATRSISRSIPRLLNRSFASSAPLSRSRPLAAAALSSVVHHRGGGFVSAKGLSSQAATASSSLNDRNPNWSYSPPKETILLDGCDFEHWLVVVDPPQGDLTRDQIIDGYIKTLAQIVGSEEEARMKIYSVSHRCYFAFGALVSEDLSHKLKGEPFIDGRAVPYDPKYHEEWLRNNDKANDKNKRGPRKFDKTRNFVRRENMAGGSYPPQNYGGAPAQSNMGGAPPQNNMGGQRPSANYGGAPPPNYGGAPPQNNMGEQRPPANYGGGAPPPNYGAPLPNYGGAPPQNNMGGQRPPANYGGGPPPNYGGAPPPQTHIGVAPPQNNMGGGPPNAGWPGNNNYQQQSGGMQQPQYQTNYPPNRDGGGNQYHS; encoded by the exons ATGGCGACGCGTTCCATTTCTCGCTCCATTCCCAGGCTTCTGAATCGATCCTTCGCTTCGTCTGCTCCCCTCAGCCGATCCCGTCCCCTCGCCGCAGCAGCATTGTCCTCCGTCGTCCACCACCGCGGTGGTGGATTCGTCTCTGCGAAAGGTCTTTCCTCGCAGGCGGCCACGGCATCTTCTTCTCTGAACGATCGGAACCCTAACTGGTCGTACAGTCCTCCCAAGGAGACGATCTTGCTCGATGGCTGCGATTTCGAGCATTGGCTCGTGGTTGTTGATCCGCCTCAGGGTGATCTTACCAGAGACCAGATCATTGACGGTTATATCAAAACCCTAGCTCAGATTGTTGGCAG TGAAGAAGAAGCGAGGATGAAGATCTACTCTGTTTCGCATCGGTGTTACTTTGCCTTCGGTGCACTTGTGTCTGAAGATCTTTCTCACAAGCTGAAag GGGAACCCTTCATTGATGGGAGAGCTGTTCCTTATGATCCCAAGTACCACGAGGAATGGTTAAGGAACAACGATAAAGCAAATGATAAAAACAAGCGTGGTCCTAGAAAGTTTGATAAAACCAGAAACTTTGTGAGGAGAGAGAACATGGCTGGAGGCTCTTATCCACCTCAGAATTATGGAGGAGCACCAGCACAATCCAACATGGGAGGAGCACCACCGCAGAACAATATGGGAGGACAGAGGCCATCAGCAAACTATGGGGGAGCACCACCACCGAACTATGGAGGAGCACCACCGCAGAACAACATGGGAGAACAGAGGCCACCAGCAAACTATGGAGGAGGAGCACCCCCACCAAATTATGGAGCACCACTACCGAACTATGGAGGAGCACCACCTCAGAACAACATGGGAGGACAGAGGCCACCAGCAAACTATGGAGGAGGACCACCACCGAACTATGGAGGAGCACCACCACCACAAACCCACATCGGAGTAGCACCACCGCAGAACAACATGGGAGGAGGTCCACCAAATGCAGGATGGCCAGGTAACAACAACTACCAGCAGCAGAGCGGTGGAATGCAGCAGCCACAGTACCAGACCAACTATCCACCTAACCGTGATGGTGGCGGGAACCAGTACCATAGTTAG